One segment of Dehalococcoidia bacterium DNA contains the following:
- a CDS encoding DegT/DnrJ/EryC1/StrS family aminotransferase yields MILCANPKAQYLAHRDEIDTAIRLALESGRYILGEQVAAFEAEFAAYLGAAYAVGCGSGTEALRLALGALGIGPGDEVITVSHTAVATVAAIELAGATPVLVDIDPQFYTLDPARLEAAITPRTKAIMPVHLYGQPADMTAIAAVARRYGLRVIEDCAQAHGACWGGRRVGGLGDAACFSFYPTKNLGALGDGGMLVTNDEEIAKEARLLREYGWADRYVSHRAGWNSRLDELQAAILRVKLRYLDADNLRRRAIADRYDRELADLGVALPARRPGAAHVFHLYVIRHPERDRLLEFCRRHGIAPGVHYPVPVHLQPAYRGRLPGADQLPETERAAREVLSLPMYPELTEDEVASVIATVRAFAAELR; encoded by the coding sequence ATGATTCTCTGCGCGAACCCGAAAGCGCAGTATCTTGCGCACCGGGACGAGATCGATACGGCGATCCGCCTAGCGCTCGAAAGCGGCCGCTATATCCTCGGTGAACAGGTGGCCGCATTCGAGGCAGAATTTGCCGCCTATCTCGGCGCGGCCTATGCGGTCGGCTGCGGCAGCGGCACGGAGGCGCTGCGGCTCGCCCTCGGCGCGCTCGGGATCGGCCCTGGCGATGAGGTCATTACGGTCTCCCATACTGCGGTCGCCACCGTCGCCGCGATCGAGCTGGCGGGCGCAACGCCCGTGCTCGTCGATATTGACCCCCAGTTCTATACGCTTGACCCGGCGCGGCTGGAGGCGGCGATCACGCCGCGAACGAAAGCGATCATGCCGGTGCATCTCTACGGCCAGCCGGCCGACATGACCGCCATCGCCGCGGTCGCGCGCCGCTATGGCTTGCGGGTCATCGAAGACTGTGCCCAAGCCCATGGCGCCTGCTGGGGAGGCCGTCGGGTGGGAGGGCTCGGCGACGCCGCCTGCTTCAGCTTCTATCCGACCAAAAACCTCGGCGCGCTCGGCGATGGCGGCATGCTCGTGACCAACGACGAGGAGATCGCGAAGGAAGCGCGGCTGTTGCGCGAATACGGGTGGGCCGACCGGTATGTCTCGCACCGCGCGGGGTGGAACAGCCGCCTCGACGAACTGCAGGCGGCGATCCTCCGCGTCAAGCTGCGCTACCTCGACGCCGATAACCTCCGCCGCCGCGCCATCGCCGACCGCTACGACCGTGAGCTGGCCGACCTCGGCGTCGCGCTCCCGGCTCGGCGCCCCGGCGCCGCTCACGTCTTTCATCTCTATGTCATTCGTCACCCGGAGCGGGATCGCCTGCTCGAGTTCTGCCGTCGTCACGGCATCGCGCCGGGCGTCCATTATCCGGTGCCGGTGCATCTCCAGCCGGCGTACCGCGGGCGTCTCCCCGGCGCGGATCAACTGCCGGAGACGGAGCGCGCCGCCCGGGAAGTACTCTCTCTGCCGATGTACCCGGAACTGACGGAGGACGAAGTGGCGAGCGTAATCGCGACGGTGCGCGCCTTCGCCGCAGAGCTGCGATGA